A genomic region of Raphanus sativus cultivar WK10039 chromosome 6, ASM80110v3, whole genome shotgun sequence contains the following coding sequences:
- the LOC108831212 gene encoding arabinogalactan protein 21-like, translated as MESMKMMVVFMVVAVAFSAVGQAAAATVEAPAPSPTSDAAMFVPALFASVVALASGLLF; from the coding sequence ATGGAGTCAATGAAGATGATGGTTGTTTTCATGGTCGTTGCAGTGGCTTTCTCAGCCGTAGGACAAGCGGCGGCTGCCACCGTGGAAGCTCCAGCTCCAAGTCCAACCTCTGATGCTGCCATGTTCGTACCGGCATTGTTTGCATCTGTTGTTGCTTTGGCATCAGGTCTTCTCTTTTGa